Part of the Falco biarmicus isolate bFalBia1 chromosome 4, bFalBia1.pri, whole genome shotgun sequence genome, AGGGTCCCTGTGCCACATCCTAGCCCcgagctgtgctgctgttggtGTGCAGCTCCCGGGGCATAAACCCCCTTTTCTGGTGCCGCAGGTGCTGATCGCTGGCTGCTCCCCAGCGTCCTCCTCCGCTTACAGGGTCGGAGCGGCTGCAGCTCCACAAGGGCCCCGCAGCCATGTCCACCTTCCGGCAGGAGAGCGTGGAGGACTTCTATGAGATGGGGGAAGAGCTGGGCAGGTGAGTGACATCCCGCCACGCTCTCTGGGGGGCTTCTGTGGCTACACCCCCTCCCCGAGCACTGGGCCAGCAGCTTCATccggctgctgcagcccccgtGGTATTCCCATGCCGGTGGCATCCCCTGTGCCACAGCTGTGCTACCTgcaggcagtggggctgggggctgtgctgagAGCCAGGTACCTCTGGcagctatttatttaaaaaagagaagtcaTTAATTAACATTAAGCTCACTTCTATATCTGGGCAGGCCTAGCAGCTCCCTGCGGAGCTCCCGTCCTGTCTGGGTTTGGCCAGGGCTGCCGGGCCTGTGCTGGTGGCTTCCGGCCCTTCCCGGTcgctgcagcctggctctgcgCCTGCGGGACAGATGTGGGGGTGAATCACTGCATGCAGATGGGATTTAATCATCCGGGATGCAAAGGCAGTGGCAGTGGGGGGAGTGTGGGCTGGGTTTGGATCCTCCAGCGCTGCCTTGCCGTGCCAGCCCCATGCCGGCATGGCTGGGACTTGGGGTCTGCTGCCACCATGGGTCCCTGGGGGTGCTCCTCCTTGGGCACTGGGAAGTAATTGTACAGCAGAAACCTTTTGGGTGgctttatccttttttttttaagagggcTTTCCAGGGCCTTGTTCCAGGTCTGCTTCCCCTTTGGGGCTGCGCTGTAGCTGTGGTCTGGTGTGAGCCTTGAGGATGGATGTGGTGTCTGGGGGTCGGCTCTCACCTGGGCAAGGCtggtccctgccctggggggcCTGTGGGTGCCCACAGCTGTGATCCGCGGGATGTATAAAGGAGTCTTAGGTCCGGGCTGGTGCAGATGCTGGTGACAGTGGGCAGTGACGGGGACTGCACATCACCACGTGCTGGTGGGGATGGCTGGTGGCGATGGCCAATGGCCAGGGCAGTGGGGAGAAGCCTGGGGACTGGGATGGATCCTGTCCCAGGGTGTTGAGGGCCACTTGGGCATTCCGGCAGAGGGGCCGTGGGTGGCTCAGCCAGGATGGGGAGGGACAAGGGTCGACATCCTGCTGTAGCAGTGGTGCTGGTATTGTCAGACCCTAGCCCCTTGAAGTGCCTGTCGATGCCCAGAGCCCTGCCTCCCCCGGCCCCTGACGCAAGCATGCTTTGAACTGCCAGTTCCTCTTAGTTCAGGCATTTcctccccacctcagccctTCCCCGCTGGAGCTTTATGGTCCCCCAAGGGCCACTGGGCTCCAGGGTTTGCTCCTGGGAGCAGCCCGGGGGCTTTTGGCTGGAAACAGGGACAATGGCATTTCCTACCCGCCAGGCAGTCACAGCAGCACCCAAACAGCCCAAGGAGGGTCGGCAGCTGCCGCATCCCTGGGGGGAATATTTTTCCTCCatcccaggcagtgctggggtttACATGCCTGCTGTGGCAGTGCCAAGGTGTGTAAACCCCAGGAGCGTGCTGGGAGCATGGGAGCTGCATGTGGGAGGACCCTGATTCCTGACAGTGCTGGGGGAAACCATGTGTCCTCCTGTGCAGCGCAGTGTCCCTGCATGCAGCATCCCACATCCTCATGCTGGTGCTGGCCCCGCTGCCAAGCACACGCTAGCACACGTGATGTGGGAAATCCTCTCCTCACCTCCTCCCTGCATCCCGCAGCGGCCAGTTTGCCATTGTACGAAAGTGCCGGGAGAGGAAAACGGGTCTGGAGTATGCAGCCAAATTCATCAAGAAACGTAGGCTGTCATCCAGCCGTCGGGGCGTGAGCCGGGAGGAGATCGAGAGGGAGGTGGACATCCTGCGGGAGATCCAGCACCCCAATATCATCACGCTGCATGACATCTTTGAGAACAAGACAGATGTGGTGCTGATCCTGGAGCTGGTCTCAGGCGGCGAGCTCTTTGATTTCCTGGCTGAGAAGGAGTCCCTGACAGAGGAGGAGGCCACCCAGTTCCTCAAGCAGATCCTGGACGGGGTGCACTACCTGCACTCCAAGCGCATTGCCCACTTTGACTTGAAGGTGAGGTCTGGGAGGTGCAAACACTGTGAGCTAGGCATCTGGGGAGCAGGGACGAGCATCCAGGCTCCTGTGGAGCGGTGGGGCTGGCTCTGGGATCTCTCCCTACTTGAGGTGTATGTCTTGTCCTCTGAGGAGAggtgcccagggcagcacagggctcCCACGGGTTGGCATGTTGGGGTAAACACCAGCTCCTCTCCCATCGTAGCCGGAGAACATCATGCTGCTGGACAAGAACGTGCCAAACCCTCGCATCAAACTCATCGACTTTGGGATCGCCCACAAGATTGAAGCTGGGAATGAATTCAAGAATATATTTGGGACTCCGGAGTTTGTAGGTGAGGCTGGTGGCATCCCTGTGGGGCTCCTCTGGGCTCCAAAAGCTTTGGCTTAATCCTAAGGAGATGCCCAAAGCCCTGCTGTCCATGGGGGCAAGCTTCTTTCCCCCAGACTAAGCctgttttctcccctctttcctTCTAAAGCCCCAGAAATTGTGAACTACGAACccctggggctggaggctgACATGTGGTGAGTGTGTCCCCTTCCAAGCACCTTCCAGTGGCACCAGCAGCTGGTCCCCGGGACCGGGGTCATGCAGGCATATCTCCCCTCTTGCTGAAAGTGCAGGGAGAGGGGACTGACAGCACTCTGCGGGGCTTCAGCCTcatcttcctctctcttccaggAGCATCGGGGTCATCACTTACATCCTGTGAGTATATGGGGAGTCTGGGGGAGGTGGGCTCTGCAGGGTGAGTCCCCTGCCTTGGGCTGTTGCCTTTTTGGGGTGTCATCCCACTCTTGCTGCAGGCTGAGCGGAGCATCCCCCTTCCTGGGGGAAACGAAGCAAGAGACCCTGACCAACATATCTGCTGTCAACTACGACTTCGATGAGGAATATTTCAGCAACACCAGTGAGCTGGCCAAGGACTTCATCCGCCGCCTGCTCGTCAAGGACCCCAAGTGAGAGAcagggagcacagctggggaTTGCCCTGGGAGAGGGTTGGTCCCTCCTACCTGACACTCCGCTCCGTGTACAGGCGGCTCCCccatctcctgcctgctgccagcccagagGGCCTTTGCCCATCCCTGTTGTGCTGCTTGTTTATAAATCCCATTTGTCTCCCtgtttccctcctgctgcttgtAACATTTGGTGTTGTGAAACATCTGGAAACTAAAGTCTTTCCCCTAGGCATGGGGTGAATTCTGGGATCACCCTGAGggtgcagcagctcagctgaaaaGGAGGGAACGGGGTCTGGAAGGGACCAAGGGCTGACTGGAGCACCCAGGGcctgggctgtgccaggagcAGTGGTGTCGTACGATTGGCCATGGGTCGGGAGGTTCCTGAGGGCTCTTCTTCGCTCCTGGGAGGCTGGCTGAGGGTGTGGGGGCTGGATGTGGCCCCTGTCTGGAGCGGCCTCTGAGTACAGGGGGTTTGTCTGGGCTCATCCGTGCCCCAGAGGTGATAGGATCTGAGCTGCTTTTCCAGGACTTTaacagggaaggaggcagcagagcctcTGCCCCTCAATCTCAGCCTCACTGTCTTTGCAGGAAGCGGATGACCATTGCTCAAAGCCTGGAACACCCCTGGATTAAGGTGAGGACTCAAAGAATTGGCACTTTTTGGGTGTCAAACATCCAAGAGGTTGTGGTTAGGTGTTGATGCACTGGCAGCTCTCCACTGCTCTTTTCCaagccccaggtgaggctggtttggtgctgctggtggccgTGTTGCTGGGGGTGCTGAGCCTGTCTGGGTTCtgctgtcccggctgtgccccaCACCTGCAGCTGTCCTTCTCTCTAGGTGATCAAGAGGAGGAATGTCCGCAATGAAGACAACTGCAAGAAGCCTGAGCGCCGCCGGCTGAAGACCACGCGTCTGAAGGAGTACACCATCAAGTCCCACTCCAGCATGCCGCCAAACAACACGTACATCAACTTTGAGCGCTTCTCCAAGGTCATggaggaggtggctgcagcCGAGGAGAGCCTGCGAGAGCTGGAGAGGAACAAGAAGTCCTTCCAGGAGGACATCGAAGCCCTGCTGTCCATCTATGAGGAGAAGGAGTCGTGGTACAAAGAGGAGAATGAGAGCATCAGCCAGGACCTCCGCCAGATCcggcaggagctgcagaagacaGAGGCCCTGAAGAAGCAGGCGCAGGAGGAGACCAAGAGCGTGGTGCAGGTGGCCAACAGCCTCAAGAGGCGTTACCGAAAGCTGGAGAACCACTATGAGGCGCTGGCCAAGCAAGTGGCTTCGGAGATGAagtttgtccaggagctggTGTGGTCCATTGAGCgggagaagctgcagagcagcgaGGGAGACGGCAGCATCCGCTAGCTGGGTCGATGCTgaggtcagctgccctggggctgggttGGGTCCCTCCCGATTCCTCCGGCTGACCCACAGCGGCAGGCAGCGCCGAAGGGGCCTCGGTGGCTCTGCCCCTTGCTCGCCCAAGGAGCCGGTCCACCGACAGCCTTTGGTAAATatccccaggctctgctgggcttaTGGTGGCATGCTGGGGGCTTACGCCTCCTGGAGACCCCTGCCTCAGGGGGCTTGAGTTGCACTCGCCTGGGTTTTGGCTTCCTGCGTGCAGCTCTTGCTTGGCTTGCCGTCCACATGCTCCCCATGCTCCCCCTGCTTGCTCTCCCCCTCGCTGCCGCAGTGCTTGGAGACCACTTCTCCCTGTCCCACCTGCGGCCTGGGTCTCTGAGCTGCCGCACCACCCTGTCTGGAGCGGGGGTTTGGTGGGGAGACCCCTCCTCTAAACCCTGGCAGCAGTTCAGCATCTGCCACGTGTGAGCCATGACCGAGGACTGATTCCCATGTGGCCAGACATGCTGCAGCCCCATGGGTGACCCTGGCCATCCCTCATTCCCACCGGGGCGTCACACCCCGCTgttccctgccccagccctcagTCCCACCGGGTGCTCCCccttttaacaaaataaaagtttccATACACCGGGGTGGCCGCCTTGGCTCCTACAGTGGGAGGATGGGTGGTGGGAAGGGAATGAGAATGTGCTCTGGGGTGACAGCTCCTCTGCTGTGCCTCCAGATGGTGTTTGCACCCCTGTTCGAGTGATTACCTTAATTTGGGaggagaaaagctttttttttttttgtcttatcaGCCCCAGTGCAGGTGAGGTCCATGCGAGCTTGAAGGGACTCAGGGGATGGGTTGCAGGGTGctcccaggctgggggagcccccagcccttCTTGCCTCAGACATCTGGGGGGCtcagggaaggctgagggatgGTTCTGGGAACTGGGGAAGGTCTATGGGATCTGGGGATTTCCCTGGGACTTGAGGAAGGCCCTTGGGTGTGGGGAAGGTCCCAGGGTGTCTGTGGAGTTCCTACCCTTTTCCCCAAGGATCTCCCTTTTGCAGGGGACCAGCCAGATCCCATTTCACATGGGAACAgagtggataaggaattggccTCAATATTATTTGGGCCAGGAAGGGCTGATGGGCTCTGCCATCACTGGAATgcacaggagagcagctggtggctgggacTGGGGTCCAGCCCGTGCTGGACCCCCTCCCCTCACCCCTGGCCTCCTGGGGATGGAGACAGGGATGACAAGATCCCAaactgctgccttctccagaGCGTGTGTGAGAGTCCAGGACAGGGTTTTCTGCCTGGAGCACCACAGGGTTTCTGGCTGCCCACGTTCCTGTGGCCATGGAGCCAAAATCCAGCTGAATTTGATCTGGGGGAATCACCAGCCAAATCCCAGCAGATGGCAGGCGTCTCTCTGGCCCGCCAGCCCCCATGGCAGcaggggcagtggtgggttttCCTCTGGCTGAGCTCCGGGTGAGAGGATTTGCTCAATTTAAACTTTATTTGTCACTCCAGTGCTTCCCCTGCAATTCCCCAGGGGTCTGGAATAGCAATGAGATGGACACAGATGGATGTAGGAGACGTTCCCCATGCCCCCGTCTGTGCcagccatggggcagcccccgCTGCCCACTGACGTCCCATGGGGTGTAGGTTTCATCCCAACCCGCAGGGCACGCGGGTCTGGGGATAATTTTAGTCTGCCCTGTTTTTCCAGGGCATGGCACTTGGCATCCAGTGGTGACGGCGTGACTACCTGGCTGGTGGCAGcatcccagggcagagcaggatcTGTGCCACAGCCTCAGGGTGCAGCTCCTGTGGCTCACGAGGGCTCCAGACATGGTGTGGGACaccagagcctggctggggggctgggggcttttGCCCTCTCCCTGGGCGCTGCATCTTGGGACCTGGTGTTCGGGGAGAGGCTTTGGGGTGTGGGTTCTGCCGTAGTCCTGGGCATTTGATACGCTCTTGCAGAGCTGATTCATCACCAGAGCCAGTGTGTGAAAGGATGTACAGAAATCCTATCGCAACAGTTGTTCCCAAGCTGTGCAAAGTTCACATAGTGCTAAGGCTTCCCAGATGCTCCTTGTGCTGCGGGTTTCTGTTTCATGCTTCTGCAAGGCTCTTGGAAGGTGCTGGCCATTCACCCTGGCTGgcactgccttctcctcctttttaaTAAGCAGAAtttggggtggtttttgttGACACTGCACTCAGGGTGACCTGCTCTAGAGGGTTTTAATTTGCAAAGTATTGGCTTGACTTCAGCAGGCTGCATCATGTA contains:
- the DAPK3 gene encoding death-associated protein kinase 3, with protein sequence MSTFRQESVEDFYEMGEELGSGQFAIVRKCRERKTGLEYAAKFIKKRRLSSSRRGVSREEIEREVDILREIQHPNIITLHDIFENKTDVVLILELVSGGELFDFLAEKESLTEEEATQFLKQILDGVHYLHSKRIAHFDLKPENIMLLDKNVPNPRIKLIDFGIAHKIEAGNEFKNIFGTPEFVAPEIVNYEPLGLEADMWSIGVITYILLSGASPFLGETKQETLTNISAVNYDFDEEYFSNTSELAKDFIRRLLVKDPKKRMTIAQSLEHPWIKVIKRRNVRNEDNCKKPERRRLKTTRLKEYTIKSHSSMPPNNTYINFERFSKVMEEVAAAEESLRELERNKKSFQEDIEALLSIYEEKESWYKEENESISQDLRQIRQELQKTEALKKQAQEETKSVVQVANSLKRRYRKLENHYEALAKQVASEMKFVQELVWSIEREKLQSSEGDGSIR